tggagactcttggtgacatggctcagaatcgatcataatggcgtcggtgtatacactccctgtcttctcttaaactaagagattaaaatcgcttcatatctttctttctgcgaactaattttttcttcctgtactatatccttattgcaatccttcttttatatattaccacctctgaattaaccacttatatgaatccggtgtccatcttgttgtattaatgaggtatggcaacttggaccgatgcatatatgtgcctggtcctacgttgtggctgactgattgactgactcaCCTCTCCTAAGTTTTCATCTGGAGCTTTCCCTTAATTGATGAAGTTCTTCCAGAATCAGGAGATTGGAAAAGTTGATAAAACTAAATCTGAACTTAATTGTTTGGTTCAAGTTGTGTACTTCATATGATATGTATCATACTTAAATATAGTGTGGTGTTGAAGACTCGTAAGGTGCAATCTACGGAAACTATTGCTTGGCAGTTCCATAGCTAAGGTTCATGATATGAAGCAGATAAACATCTCAATCTCACTATTTTGGGGAAAGGCACAAAACCCTAAAATCTGGTATGAGGATATTTTTTACCTCTTTTTGGTGCGTCTAGTGAATATAATTCGGTTACTTAGTGTGATTTCATTAAGCTATCCTAGGAAATGCGTTTTAATGTTCCTAAAGTGGTTTGACCCTCAACCAGTGACTGATGCTTAGTAATATCAACCATAAAATCACCGCTTCTTGGTGCTTGTATAAAATTATTTCTGCTAATATAACCAAGTCAGCGGTAGTGTATGATCCTAATCGATTACTCTAAATCCTCATAATCTAGTTGTCAAACACATTTTCAGGTGTGGCTACAAATATATATAGTCGGTAAAAAAAAGTCTGCCAAGTATGCAGATTTGTGGTCAGAATCCTATGTAGAAGATAGCAGACGTAACATACGTGAAATTCAGGCACTTTAAAACGATTATTTCATTGAGGCTATCAAAAACATGAGTGGGGGAATAATAAAGTAGGAATTGGAATTTCATTATATGAGATAATTAAAATTTCCATACATTTGGCAAACAAACTTACGGCTTTGAACCTTCATACTTTTAGGTTACAATATTCCCAAACAGAACAGACTTATCAAATTAGGTAAACAACCAATGAAACATAAAAATTTAGGTGGCTCATCGATCAGGTACTCGTTAATGTTCTCAACTTTGAGCCTTAATATGTCAGAATGTACCCCAGAAGATGGAATGATAAGATGTATAGATGGAACAAGAGAAATCGTAACAGAATGCACCGAATATACAGTTCTCTCAGAAATACTTCCTGTTAATAAGCTTTTTAATGACATAAAAATGGGATCAAAAGgctcagaagttctgaattcataatgcatatggtatagaaactcgtccatagggttagggttatgGTTAGGGTGCTAACATACGAACGGTTTacatcggattttagagaagaggtgtttaTTGACAGGCTACAAACCCAACCTTAACCATAACCCTTACACCAACCCTAACCTCTAAAATCCGTTGTAAACTGATCGCATGTTCGCACACTAACCCtaggctacaaccctaaccctaaccttacccGTAAACCTAACCCAttggacgagtttctattccatatgcattgtgaattcagaacctctgaaccttaatcaaaccttaacaagtttttaaatcatgtaaaagaagaatatccactgtaattcattactttcatataatatattttcactttatactttcttctgattggctaataattgtcaaggtcgcttaagattcgttcaaaggtcgtccttaaattagagtctcgccgataGCGAAATTTGTTCACTCTACATGAAAAGAAAACAGAGTAGATCAAACTAAAAGGAAAATTATATACAATATATTAGGTATGGCTCTTAAAAATTGAGCATTAACGTCTAGGGTAATTATAACCTGTCTTTTGATTATTGGACATGATTACTGTTCGGGTACCTGAACACAAGGAACCAATGACTGAATTGGACTTCCCCTAAAGAAAATATAAACGTGCAACCATGTGAAAAATAGCGAACTTGCCATACCAAGGTATTTGGCGTTAGAAAAGAAACCGTTAGTTAAATGGAAAAGTTAAGCAAAAATTGGTAGCTCACTTAGTATTGGAATGCCATATTATGTTTTTAGCCACCAGAAATTCTGTCTCTGAATAGTTTGCGTACTTATTTAGGACTAGGTCTAGCAGCCATATTGTCCATCCACTAGTTTGACGGGACACTAGCAAAATcaccccaaataccctggtatggccgagagtggggagagtccgcgcgctttaaccgggttagtggacatggagagttcacctggGGGGGGgtttgaaaaaccctgattccaaaccactggtgcacatgggctccactatcctaagggaacaagtggcatatgaaccaatcgttagtcaccggctaccgtgAGACTGCATATcgtgacgttgctccactgccttgtagattagatctttaggtcgaaggctccgggtgtgaccccctaagaagaccatctgcttcggtttgggcactcgagcattatcacagtcctcacacatatcaaatgagatttgtgtggcgcatatgtatttggtacctccttgtactaatatctatgtgttaaaataaataaataaataaaaataaacactaGGACTACTTTAATGATACAAATGTGATCATCCGCGGTTTTGTCATATTTCACCTTTAATGATTGTGTCGTATGGTCGTATCATATCGCAAGTCAAACTGATGCACACAATCCTCCTCTTTTAACCCATAATTGGACACTGCGGTTTCATGTTTTGCAGTTTTCAAAGTATCAGGTAAGcctttttttagtttatttttagaCTTCGTGAACAATCACTTCATTAGCTCTAACAGTAAACGGAATAAAATCACTAGCCAGTTTAGCTAATTTCCGACTGTTATCCTTGAAATTGTCACTACGAAGTAATTGTGAAGTCAGTATTTTGGTTTGACGGGGTAGCTCTGTTCAGTTTCACATTTAGTCCTCATTCAACCACTTTGCTGAGTATATAATACAGTAAAACGGTTCCTCCATATATATTGTCAAGTAATAGCCTAAGTTATTGTCATATCATTTCTGTTACAAACCCAGTATATGAATCTTATATGATAATTTACAATTGGTTCTGAATTTTGAATCAGTACTGTAGAGTTTTTGATCTTTACAGGCTTTCAACATCAGTCTTTTGTAAATCCTATTTCTGTTCAAATGATATTTAATCCAAAGTTCTCATTCGATACTCCTGTAAgttcttttcattttttgtCGACCAAATGGTATTCCAGGATGTCACACCAGTTGTGGATGCTCAAAATCTATCATCTACCCATATATCAATTAATAGATTAGTAGATACCTTAATAGAGACCTATCGCAAAGACATATGCTCCGACGAAAGTGTTGAAGTTTGCAGCGATGCTATTCCACCAGGTGTTTTAGAAGATGAAAGTTCCACTACTCAGTTTACAGGTAATTGTGTCGTCATTCTAACTAAAATATTATAGACGTCGTTCGAGATAAAGGTAATCGTGTTCGCAAGAAAAAGGATGAGGTAAACGTATGTCTTTGTTTACCATCTGTTAAAAGTCAGAAAAATTTAATTTTGCTCGTGCTGTTACAAAATACAAGCAGGTGTCGTCATTTATAGAACTCAGTTTAGCTAAACCATTACTTAAAGTAAGTGCAGAATAAATTATTCTCAGCATTAGTCACTTACTGAAATGTCCTTAGACAAACCAACTCCTATCCAGTGCGCATGCATCCCTGTTGCCTTACTTCACCATGACATATGTGCTTGTGCCAGGACAGGGTCCGGTAAGACGTTAGCGTTTTTGCTGCCTATTTTGGAGAGACTAGCAAAAAAGCCAACTGATTTTAACCATGCAGTTACTCGGGCCCTTGTGATCAGTCCGACTAGGGAGTTAGCTGTGCAGATTTTCAACGTCGCCGAAAAGCTAGTTAAATATTGTCCAAAGCTCAGGATTCAGTTAGCGGCTGGTGAGTTACTCTATTGTGAGATATATTTATGGATAAATAGGAGGACTTGATTTACACTCACAGGAGGCTTCCTTGAGATTGAATCCTGATTTGGTAATTGCAACACCGGGACGTCTGATCGACCACCTCTCAAATGCTCCTAGTTTTAACTTACAACACATCGAATACCTTGTATTGGATGAGGCTGACAAGTAAGTACcatattcattgtatttttgTAAGGCTTTTAGACGAATACTTTGCAGAGCAAATAGGAGAAATTATTAAATTCTGCAGCACAAAACGACAGACCTTGCTATTTTCTGCTACAATGACGGAAAGTGTAAGTTGTCAAATTACTTTTGTGGTAACATTTGGGTTGTTTTTCCATGAATTTCGACTTCAGCTCTGAAAAATTAGCCTTTCCTTTATTTAGCTTGGTAGATAAAGATCAATGTAGAAACTGGTACATGTATACATCGGTTCACGTTACCACATCCTATTATTGCAGCGAGATAAAATTGTCAGGGTGTCCCAGAGTAGTAGAGGTAATAACAATATTAGTGTTAAGCGCACTCAGTCTATTGCTGTGAAAGTACATTTGGATTTTATCAACTCCCATAATTTGTGGCACAGGTGAGGATTCAGTCTGTCTATCAAAGGACCAGTACAATGCACCTCAGTTCTCTTTGTAATACTTTACGGCTATGTATTTAGTGGACGTACATAGGTTCCGATATTTGTTTCTAGCTCAGTAAATGGTTATAATCACTGTTTAGTTTTACTGTGCTTTCTACTATCATGCGTATAATGCTGTTTTTTACGGGTATATGTGTAaatcaatcggtttttattttattttctggaACTTTATGCAATTGGCCATGTAATTCTACATGCATATAGTTATTTTGATGTACATAATTCTTTTTGTGATTTTAATACTGTGTAGATAGTTTATATCATGACATTATTTTCTGGATCAGGTTAAAGAACTTGCTATACTTTCGCTTCGCGACCCAGTACAAATATTCCTCAATCAAGCAACTGCTGTAGCCCAATGTTTACATCAAGAATTTGTTCGCATCCGTCCACATAGAGAGGATGATCGACGAGCGATCGTCGTAGCCTTGCTGATGCGTCATTTTCGTAAACGGACCATAGTTTTCTTACCAACTAAGAAGGATTGTCACAAAATGCATATTATGTTAGGTTTACTTGGTCTTTCATGTACTGAGTTACATGGCAATATGACACAAGCACAGAGGTTGGAGGCTTTGAAGCGTTTCTCGTTTGTTGGTGCAAGTGATGAATGTAAAAATAAAAGCGCAATTGATCAGCTTTCTGAAATGAATAAACATGATATACGCCCTGTTGATATTCTTTTGGCAACTGACTTAGCATCAAGAGGTTTGGATATTCCCAATGTACAAACAGTAAGTTTCAATTGTGCCTTTGTTGTCTCAATTGTTATACTGTGTATCATGTACTTTAATGTGCTTAAAGTAAACAGCAAGGTTGCTAAGTTTTACGAAACGCCAACATTTCAGCTTAACCAATCCACTGATTGTTTATCAAGAAATACGTCTTT
The genomic region above belongs to Schistosoma haematobium chromosome 2, whole genome shotgun sequence and contains:
- the DDX27 gene encoding putative ATP-dependent RNA helicase ddx27 (EggNog:ENOG410VBNQ~COG:A), giving the protein MLLVLTYNTSNTLYWMRLTSKYHIHCIFVRLLDEYFAEQIGEIIKFCSTKRQTLLFSATMTESVKELAILSLRDPVQIFLNQATAVAQCLHQEFVRIRPHREDDRRAIVVALLMRHFRKRTIVFLPTKKDCHKMHIMLGLLGLSCTELHGNMTQAQRLEALKRFSFVGASDECKNKSAIDQLSEMNKHDIRPVDILLATDLASRGLDIPNVQTVINYALPQTMKQYVHRVGRTARIMNVGRAVSLVGEDDRKVMKEIMKQAPYPVKARVIASDVITTYQSKITRLDPIIGKILAAEAEERELRAAQSQLSKAEELVTCMKSETAPLSCVERRVDWFAERKRDKKTIGRKLKVSQSKKRKISCDSDSE